The following proteins come from a genomic window of Micromonospora echinofusca:
- a CDS encoding YciI family protein has product MKFLLIMHMNPQIWEALTEDERNEVMKGHEEFIETIRESGEMLGTTALAEPAESVVVRVRAGAPTVSDGPYLEAKEYLGGYYLIECADRDRAVELAALIPDARVEGLGVEIREVVFSAGAEAASVRMSGAAATS; this is encoded by the coding sequence GTGAAGTTCCTGTTGATCATGCACATGAACCCGCAGATCTGGGAGGCGCTCACCGAGGACGAACGCAACGAGGTGATGAAGGGCCACGAGGAGTTCATCGAGACGATCCGCGAGTCCGGCGAGATGCTCGGGACGACCGCGCTGGCCGAGCCGGCCGAGAGCGTCGTCGTCCGGGTCCGCGCAGGCGCGCCCACGGTAAGCGACGGCCCGTACCTGGAGGCCAAGGAGTACCTCGGCGGCTACTACCTCATCGAGTGCGCCGACCGGGACCGGGCCGTCGAGCTGGCAGCGCTGATCCCGGACGCCAGGGTGGAGGGTCTCGGCGTCGAGATCCGTGAGGTGGTCTTCTCCGCGGGGGCCGAAGCGGCCTCGGTACGGATGAGCGGTGCGGCGGCGACGAGCTGA
- a CDS encoding ArsC/Spx/MgsR family protein has product MEIWNNPSCSKCAAARTALDEAGVGYAVRPYLDRPPSAAELTEVLRRLDARPWDVCRTREPAAVALGMADWPRDEAAEPRWIEAMVAAPELIQRPLLLLDDGGALVGRTAEAVAEAVRRTGATPGTGAEPGPSTPGTGATPASSEGPTPAG; this is encoded by the coding sequence ATGGAGATCTGGAACAACCCGTCCTGCTCGAAGTGCGCCGCCGCCCGTACCGCCCTCGACGAGGCAGGGGTCGGCTACGCGGTGCGCCCGTACCTGGACCGGCCGCCGAGCGCGGCGGAGCTGACCGAGGTGCTGCGCCGGCTCGACGCGCGCCCCTGGGACGTCTGTCGTACGCGGGAACCCGCCGCGGTGGCCCTGGGCATGGCCGACTGGCCACGGGACGAGGCGGCGGAGCCGCGCTGGATCGAGGCGATGGTGGCCGCCCCGGAGCTGATCCAGCGGCCCCTGCTGCTGCTCGACGACGGGGGAGCGCTCGTGGGACGTACCGCCGAGGCCGTGGCGGAGGCGGTGCGCCGGACCGGCGCGACGCCCGGCACCGGCGCGGAGCCCGGCCCCTCGACGCCCGGCACCGGCGCGACGCCCGCGTCGTCGGAGGGGCCCACGCCCGCCGGGTAG
- a CDS encoding C39 family peptidase codes for MRTDIFRKTALTVAGLAFTGGAIAGPVTAAVAAPAEGKPTSVSQDRKQHGERELGVRYEAQPNFYYCGPAAARNALSVQGKNIDVDGMAQRMGTTEAGTNSINDITPVLNKETGRDAYQSVEIRDPKADDKQTDKLRTDIVTAIDEGHAVVANIAGTATDTDGTTHSFEGGHYISVVGYRDNGNTVTIADSADPNQASYRMSVDNLADWIATRGYTA; via the coding sequence ATGCGTACCGACATCTTCCGTAAGACCGCTCTGACCGTGGCCGGGCTCGCCTTCACCGGCGGCGCCATCGCCGGCCCCGTCACCGCCGCCGTCGCCGCGCCTGCCGAGGGCAAGCCCACCTCGGTGAGCCAGGACCGCAAGCAGCACGGCGAGCGCGAACTCGGCGTGCGCTACGAAGCCCAGCCCAACTTCTACTACTGCGGCCCCGCCGCCGCCCGCAACGCCCTGAGCGTGCAGGGCAAGAACATCGACGTCGACGGCATGGCCCAGCGCATGGGCACCACCGAAGCCGGCACCAACTCCATCAACGACATCACCCCCGTACTCAACAAGGAAACCGGCCGCGACGCCTACCAGTCCGTCGAGATCCGCGACCCCAAGGCCGACGACAAGCAGACCGACAAGCTACGCACCGACATCGTCACCGCCATCGACGAAGGCCACGCCGTCGTCGCCAACATCGCCGGCACCGCCACCGACACCGACGGCACCACCCACTCCTTCGAAGGCGGGCACTACATCAGCGTCGTCGGCTACCGCGACAACGGCAACACCGTCACCATCGCCGACTCCGCCGACCCCAACCAGGCCTCCTACCGCATGAGCGTCGACAACCTCGCCGACTGGATCGCCACCCGCGGCTACACCGCCTGA
- a CDS encoding right-handed parallel beta-helix repeat-containing protein, whose amino-acid sequence MPQQGVSTAKRLTPVAGAPLWCDAREFGLRGDGVTNDQPALSALVDRLGEGYAADGRARVIHCPPGIYSIRDAGTVWRSGVSLIGSGPGATRFLLSNEGNRASPTPLAFWTTVQHGASRDRYIADCTFADFEIDGSGVAMVEYSYLAKGLGLQYVVRGVFRNLYIHHTGATGLGCDFLQDSLIDGVVVVGCGRLDNGEEMGGAGIGVGIGGWGDVERLTIANCTALGNGTNGIFLELQKDHWTPPRGYRVIGCHSQANRFGISDWGADGLIVSACTLTGNLEAGFDVSGNGTAGVAGRGGIISDCVIDRNVRDGISMGNTPGPYTVRGNRISANGEYGYHEHDLGHGYQGAAAGVVVDGNDFWDNGLDAIRIDRPMTDAVVVGNRIRNNGRRCAPATTGQGESVRYHHRSVTDLTAHWPQDGHRGKVVRVGSRAAVVVSNTDTDLRLAEVRADSPTGWNEDTPPPGASYELPAAPPIRAGITVNAPFDSATVRGNRIWDHRDEQTQTYGLWITPAGSCVSCRIEDNDLAGNAVGAVRLDTPPVGGRWNRNHHDVD is encoded by the coding sequence ATGCCGCAGCAGGGCGTGTCCACCGCGAAGCGGCTCACCCCGGTCGCGGGGGCGCCCCTGTGGTGCGACGCGCGGGAGTTCGGGCTGCGCGGCGACGGCGTGACGAACGACCAGCCGGCACTGTCGGCCCTGGTCGACCGCCTCGGCGAGGGATACGCCGCCGACGGGCGGGCCCGGGTCATCCACTGCCCGCCGGGGATCTACTCGATCCGTGACGCCGGAACGGTCTGGCGCAGCGGGGTGTCGCTGATCGGCTCCGGGCCGGGGGCGACGCGGTTCCTGCTCAGCAACGAGGGCAACCGGGCGAGCCCGACGCCGTTGGCCTTCTGGACGACGGTGCAGCACGGCGCGAGTCGCGACCGGTACATCGCCGACTGCACCTTCGCGGACTTCGAGATCGACGGCTCCGGCGTGGCGATGGTCGAGTACAGCTACCTCGCCAAGGGGCTCGGCCTCCAGTACGTGGTGCGCGGCGTCTTCCGCAACCTCTACATCCACCACACCGGCGCCACCGGACTCGGCTGCGACTTCCTCCAGGACAGCCTGATCGACGGAGTGGTCGTGGTCGGGTGCGGGCGGCTCGACAACGGCGAGGAGATGGGCGGCGCGGGCATCGGCGTCGGCATCGGCGGGTGGGGCGACGTGGAGCGCCTCACGATCGCCAACTGCACCGCCCTCGGCAACGGCACCAACGGGATCTTCCTCGAACTCCAGAAGGACCACTGGACCCCGCCGCGCGGCTACCGCGTCATCGGCTGCCACAGCCAGGCGAACCGCTTCGGCATCTCCGACTGGGGCGCCGACGGGCTGATCGTCTCCGCCTGCACCCTGACCGGCAACCTGGAGGCGGGCTTCGACGTCTCCGGCAACGGCACGGCGGGAGTCGCCGGCCGGGGCGGCATCATCAGCGACTGCGTGATCGACCGCAACGTCCGCGACGGGATCAGCATGGGCAACACGCCCGGCCCGTACACGGTGCGCGGGAACCGGATCAGCGCCAACGGGGAGTACGGCTACCACGAGCACGACCTGGGGCACGGCTATCAGGGTGCGGCGGCGGGCGTGGTCGTCGACGGCAACGACTTCTGGGACAACGGTCTGGACGCGATCCGGATCGACCGGCCGATGACCGACGCGGTCGTGGTGGGCAACCGGATCCGCAACAACGGCCGCCGGTGCGCCCCGGCCACCACCGGCCAGGGCGAGTCGGTGCGCTACCACCACCGGTCCGTCACCGACCTGACGGCGCACTGGCCGCAGGACGGACACCGGGGCAAGGTGGTGCGGGTCGGCTCACGCGCGGCGGTGGTGGTGTCGAACACCGACACCGACCTGAGGCTCGCCGAGGTGCGGGCGGACTCGCCGACCGGCTGGAACGAGGACACGCCGCCGCCCGGCGCGTCGTACGAACTGCCGGCGGCCCCGCCGATCAGGGCCGGCATCACCGTCAACGCGCCGTTCGACTCCGCCACGGTGCGCGGCAACCGGATCTGGGACCACCGCGACGAGCAGACCCAGACGTACGGGCTCTGGATCACCCCGGCGGGCAGTTGCGTGTCCTGTCGGATCGAGGACAACGATCTCGCGGGCAACGCCGTCGGGGCGGTGCGGCTGGACACCCCGCCCGTCGGTGGGCGCTGGAACCGCAACCACCACGACGTCGACTGA
- a CDS encoding RNA polymerase sigma factor: MGGEDLGRLLRELAPRVLGALLRRYDDFDACEDALQEAMLAATVQWPVDGVPEHPRGWLVTVAARRFIDQIRSERARRDREAASASRELPGAMVAPGPDEQVPRDHDDTLTLLFMCCHPALTPASQVALTLRAVGGLTTAEVAGAFLVPEATMGPRISRAKQRIRAADTTLSGPAYAERLGAVLHVLYLIFNEGYTATSGPHLHRPDLATEAIRLTRAIHRSLPDDGEVAGLLALMLLTDARRATRTDAEGGLVPLGEQDRLRWDADLIEEGTRLVTDAMLRCPLGPYQLQAAIAAVHVGAPHVADTDWRQIEFLYRLLCRIAPNPMATLNHAIAVAMADGPDAGLAMVAALAADDRMARHHRLAATRAHLRELAGDMAAAREDYLLASQRTSSLPEQRYLRARADRLTPMDATPQES; this comes from the coding sequence GTGGGCGGCGAGGATCTCGGGCGCCTGCTGCGTGAGCTGGCACCGCGGGTCCTCGGCGCGCTGCTGCGCAGGTACGACGACTTCGACGCCTGCGAGGACGCGCTCCAGGAGGCCATGCTGGCGGCGACGGTCCAGTGGCCGGTCGACGGGGTGCCGGAGCACCCGCGCGGCTGGTTGGTCACGGTCGCCGCCCGCAGGTTCATCGACCAGATCCGCAGCGAGCGGGCCCGCCGGGACCGGGAGGCGGCCAGCGCGAGCCGGGAACTGCCCGGGGCGATGGTCGCCCCCGGCCCCGACGAGCAGGTGCCGCGCGACCACGACGACACCCTGACGCTGCTGTTCATGTGCTGCCACCCCGCGCTCACCCCGGCCTCGCAGGTCGCCCTGACGCTGCGCGCCGTCGGCGGTCTCACCACGGCCGAGGTCGCCGGCGCCTTCCTGGTGCCCGAGGCCACCATGGGTCCGCGCATCAGCCGTGCCAAGCAACGGATCCGGGCCGCCGACACGACGTTGAGCGGACCGGCGTACGCCGAACGGCTGGGCGCCGTCCTGCACGTGCTCTATCTGATCTTCAACGAGGGCTACACCGCGACTTCCGGCCCCCACCTGCACCGACCCGACCTGGCCACGGAGGCCATCCGGCTGACCCGGGCGATCCACCGCTCGCTGCCCGACGACGGTGAGGTCGCCGGCCTGCTCGCGTTGATGCTGCTGACCGACGCCCGCCGAGCGACCCGCACCGACGCCGAGGGCGGCCTGGTCCCGCTGGGCGAACAGGACCGGCTCCGCTGGGACGCCGACCTCATCGAGGAAGGCACCCGGCTCGTCACCGACGCGATGCTGCGCTGCCCGCTCGGCCCGTACCAGCTACAGGCGGCCATCGCGGCCGTGCACGTGGGGGCGCCCCACGTGGCCGACACCGACTGGCGGCAGATCGAGTTCCTGTACCGCCTGCTGTGCCGGATCGCGCCCAATCCCATGGCGACGCTCAACCACGCGATCGCCGTGGCGATGGCCGACGGTCCGGACGCCGGCCTGGCCATGGTGGCCGCGCTGGCCGCCGACGACCGGATGGCCCGCCACCACCGCCTCGCGGCCACCCGCGCCCACCTGCGGGAACTCGCCGGAGACATGGCAGCCGCGCGGGAGGACTACCTGCTCGCGTCCCAGCGCACCTCCAGCCTCCCGGAGCAGCGCTACCTGCGTGCCCGAGCCGACCGGCTCACCCCGATGGACGCTACGCCCCAAGAGTCCTGA
- a CDS encoding aconitate hydratase, translated as MKEYDVASLDTFGAKTQLRVGDASYEIFKISKVEGHERLPYSLKILLENLLRTEDGANITADHIRQLGAWESDADPSVEIQFTPARVLMQDFTGVPCVVDLATMREAVRELGGDATKVNPLAPAELVIDHSVIADLFGREDAFERNVELEYERNKERYQFLRWGQTAFNEFKVVPPGTGIVHQVNIEYLARTIMERNGQAYPDTVVGTDSHTTMVNGLGVLGWGVGGIEAEAAMLGQPVSMLIPRVVGFKLSGEMPAGTTATDLVLTITEMLRKHGVVGKFVEFYGPGVSAVPLANRATIGNMSPEYGSTVAIFPIDAETVRYLELTGRDAAQVALVEAYAKEQGLWHDPDAEPEYSERLELDLGTIEPSLAGPKRPQDRVPLGNAKTLFRSALTDYVAADETGGDRGRKSGVPQQEKPFGVQGHADEASAESFPASDSPANGVSDPADAPRDLETAAVGSGGRASNPTRVTGADGVEYELDHGAVVIAAITSCTNTSNPQVMIGAALLARNAVDKGLTRKPWVKTTLAPGSKVVMDYYERAGLTPYLEKLGFHLVGYGCTTCIGNSGPLPEEVSAAVNEADLAVVSVLSGNRNFEGRINPDVKMNYLASPPLVVAYALAGTMDIDLANEPLGEDSEGNPVFLRDIWPDSAEIQDVIASAIGATGFSAAYSDVFAGDERWQSLPTPTGDTFAWADDSTYVRKPPYFEGMEREPKAVVDITGARVLAKLGDSVTTDHISPAGSIKADSPAGTYLAEHGVPRHEFNSYGSRRGNHEVMIRGTFANIRLRNQLVPGVEGGFTVNHLTGEQTSIYDASVAYQEAGIPLVVLAGKEYGSGSSRDWAAKGTMLLGVRAVVAESYERIHRSNLIGMGVLPLQFPAGETAESLGLTGTETFSITGVTALNDGETPRTVKVSTDTGVEFDAVVRIDTPGEADYYRHGGILQYVLRRMIAS; from the coding sequence GTGAAGGAGTACGACGTGGCGAGCCTCGACACCTTCGGTGCGAAGACCCAGCTACGCGTCGGAGACGCGAGCTACGAGATTTTCAAGATCAGTAAGGTGGAGGGGCACGAACGGCTCCCCTACAGCCTGAAGATCCTCCTGGAGAACCTGCTGCGGACCGAGGACGGCGCGAACATCACCGCCGACCACATCCGGCAGCTCGGGGCCTGGGAATCCGACGCCGACCCGAGCGTCGAGATCCAGTTCACCCCGGCGCGGGTGCTCATGCAGGACTTCACCGGCGTGCCCTGCGTGGTCGACCTGGCCACCATGCGCGAGGCCGTCCGCGAGCTGGGCGGCGACGCCACCAAGGTGAACCCGCTCGCCCCGGCCGAGCTGGTCATCGACCACTCCGTCATCGCCGACCTGTTCGGTCGCGAGGACGCCTTCGAGCGCAACGTCGAGCTGGAGTACGAGCGCAACAAGGAGCGCTACCAGTTCCTGCGCTGGGGCCAGACCGCGTTCAACGAGTTCAAGGTCGTCCCGCCGGGCACCGGCATCGTGCACCAGGTCAACATCGAGTACCTGGCCCGTACGATCATGGAGCGCAACGGCCAGGCGTACCCGGACACGGTGGTCGGCACCGACTCGCACACCACGATGGTCAACGGCCTGGGCGTGCTCGGCTGGGGCGTCGGCGGCATCGAGGCCGAGGCCGCGATGCTCGGCCAGCCGGTCAGCATGCTGATTCCGCGCGTGGTGGGCTTCAAGCTCTCCGGCGAGATGCCGGCCGGCACCACCGCCACCGACCTGGTGCTCACCATCACCGAGATGCTGCGCAAGCACGGCGTGGTCGGCAAGTTCGTCGAGTTCTACGGCCCCGGCGTGAGCGCCGTTCCGCTGGCCAACCGCGCCACCATCGGCAACATGTCCCCGGAGTACGGCTCGACCGTCGCGATCTTCCCGATCGACGCCGAGACCGTCCGCTACCTGGAGCTGACCGGCCGCGACGCCGCGCAGGTCGCGCTCGTCGAGGCGTACGCCAAGGAGCAGGGCCTCTGGCACGACCCGGACGCCGAGCCGGAGTACTCGGAGCGCCTGGAGCTCGACCTGGGCACGATCGAGCCGTCCCTGGCCGGCCCGAAGCGCCCGCAGGACCGGGTCCCGCTGGGCAACGCCAAGACGCTGTTCCGTTCGGCGCTGACCGACTACGTGGCCGCCGACGAGACCGGCGGCGACCGTGGCCGCAAGTCGGGCGTGCCGCAGCAGGAGAAGCCGTTCGGCGTGCAGGGCCACGCCGACGAGGCGAGCGCCGAGTCCTTCCCGGCCAGCGACTCCCCGGCCAACGGGGTCAGCGACCCGGCCGACGCGCCGCGCGACCTGGAGACGGCGGCGGTCGGCTCCGGCGGGCGGGCCAGCAACCCGACCCGGGTCACCGGCGCCGACGGCGTCGAGTACGAGCTGGACCACGGCGCCGTGGTGATCGCGGCGATCACCTCCTGCACCAACACCTCCAACCCGCAGGTGATGATCGGCGCGGCCCTGCTGGCCCGCAACGCGGTCGACAAGGGCCTGACCCGCAAGCCGTGGGTGAAGACCACCCTGGCCCCGGGCTCCAAGGTCGTCATGGACTACTACGAGCGGGCCGGCCTCACGCCCTACCTGGAGAAGCTCGGCTTCCACCTGGTCGGCTACGGCTGCACCACCTGCATCGGCAACTCCGGCCCGCTGCCGGAGGAGGTCTCCGCCGCGGTCAACGAGGCCGACCTGGCGGTCGTCTCCGTGCTCTCCGGCAACCGGAACTTCGAGGGCCGGATCAACCCGGACGTCAAGATGAACTACCTGGCGTCCCCGCCGCTGGTGGTCGCGTACGCGCTGGCCGGCACCATGGACATCGACCTGGCCAACGAGCCGCTCGGTGAGGACAGCGAGGGCAACCCGGTGTTCCTGCGGGACATCTGGCCCGACAGCGCCGAGATCCAGGACGTCATCGCCTCGGCGATCGGCGCCACCGGCTTCAGCGCCGCGTACTCCGACGTCTTCGCCGGTGACGAGCGCTGGCAGTCGCTGCCCACCCCGACCGGCGACACCTTCGCCTGGGCGGACGATTCCACCTACGTCCGCAAGCCCCCGTACTTCGAGGGCATGGAACGCGAGCCGAAGGCGGTCGTCGACATCACCGGCGCCCGGGTGCTGGCCAAGCTGGGCGACTCGGTGACCACCGACCACATCTCGCCGGCCGGCTCCATCAAGGCCGACTCGCCCGCCGGCACGTACCTCGCCGAGCACGGCGTGCCGCGCCACGAGTTCAACTCGTACGGCTCCCGCCGGGGCAACCACGAGGTGATGATCCGGGGCACCTTCGCCAACATCCGGCTGCGCAACCAGCTCGTCCCGGGCGTCGAGGGCGGCTTCACGGTCAACCACCTGACCGGCGAGCAGACCTCGATCTACGACGCCTCCGTGGCCTACCAGGAGGCCGGCATCCCGCTGGTCGTGCTGGCCGGCAAGGAGTACGGTTCCGGCTCGTCGCGCGACTGGGCGGCCAAGGGCACCATGCTGCTCGGCGTCCGGGCGGTCGTCGCCGAGTCGTACGAGCGCATCCACCGCTCGAACCTGATCGGCATGGGCGTGCTCCCACTGCAGTTCCCGGCGGGCGAGACCGCCGAGTCGCTCGGGCTCACCGGCACGGAGACGTTCTCCATCACCGGTGTGACCGCGCTGAACGACGGCGAGACCCCGCGTACGGTCAAGGTCAGCACCGACACCGGCGTCGAGTTCGACGCGGTGGTCCGGATCGACACCCCGGGCGAGGCGGACTACTACCGGCACGGCGGCATCCTGCAGTACGTGCTGCGTCGCATGATCGCCAGCTGA
- a CDS encoding VOC family protein, with the protein MIHHVQLACPRGTEEASRAFYVGVLGMTEKRKPAALAARGGCWFTGHGAELHLGVEDDFRPARKAHPGLLRPDLDMLAARLAAAGYPVTWGDDELPGMRRFHSQDTHGNRLEFLAPID; encoded by the coding sequence ATGATCCATCATGTTCAGCTCGCCTGCCCACGCGGCACCGAGGAGGCGTCGCGGGCCTTCTATGTCGGTGTGCTCGGGATGACCGAGAAGCGCAAGCCAGCCGCGCTCGCGGCCCGGGGCGGCTGCTGGTTCACCGGTCACGGCGCGGAGCTGCACCTGGGCGTGGAGGACGACTTCCGCCCCGCCCGCAAGGCCCACCCTGGTCTGCTCCGGCCGGACCTGGACATGCTCGCCGCCCGGCTGGCCGCCGCCGGATACCCGGTCACCTGGGGTGACGACGAACTGCCGGGCATGCGCCGCTTCCACTCCCAGGACACGCACGGCAACCGACTGGAGTTCCTCGCCCCGATCGACTGA